One Campylobacter concisus DNA window includes the following coding sequences:
- the tatA gene encoding twin-arginine translocase TatA/TatE family subunit: protein MGSFSIGHWLVVLAIIVLLFGAKKIPELAKGLGKGIKTFKAEMEDTTPEKSEKVEHKEENANSQKIEETTKNA from the coding sequence ATGGGTTCTTTTAGTATTGGTCACTGGCTAGTTGTTTTAGCGATTATTGTTTTACTTTTTGGAGCAAAGAAGATCCCAGAACTTGCAAAAGGACTAGGCAAAGGCATAAAGACTTTTAAGGCTGAGATGGAGGACACAACCCCTGAAAAGAGCGAAAAAGTCGAGCATAAAGAAGAGAATGCCAATAGTCAAAAAATAGAAGAAACAACTAAAAACGCATAG
- the gmk gene encoding guanylate kinase, protein MQGQILVVSGPSGSGKSTLLGRLLKEEKDLYFSISSTTRAKREGEVDGVDYYFIKEDEFKSGIEKGEFLEWAQVHKNYYGTSLKPVLAALEAGKIVIFDIDVQGFHIALEKFKSYITSVFITTANKKELKKRLKNRGTDSDETIENRLMNAVGEMEHILEYDYFLVNDDIEKSYKGLKSILRAMRLKSTKIDLRRVIDEWIDC, encoded by the coding sequence TTGCAAGGACAAATTTTAGTAGTTTCTGGGCCTAGTGGAAGTGGGAAAAGTACGCTTTTGGGCCGTCTTTTAAAGGAAGAGAAGGATCTTTATTTTTCTATTTCAAGCACGACAAGGGCAAAAAGAGAAGGCGAAGTCGATGGAGTGGATTACTATTTTATAAAAGAAGATGAGTTTAAAAGCGGCATAGAAAAGGGCGAATTTTTAGAATGGGCGCAGGTGCATAAAAACTATTATGGCACGAGCCTAAAGCCTGTTTTGGCAGCACTTGAGGCTGGGAAGATAGTTATATTTGATATTGATGTGCAAGGCTTTCATATCGCACTTGAAAAATTTAAAAGCTACATAACTTCAGTTTTTATCACGACTGCAAATAAAAAAGAGCTTAAAAAACGCTTGAAAAACCGCGGAACTGATAGTGATGAAACGATAGAAAATCGCCTAATGAACGCAGTTGGTGAGATGGAGCACATCTTAGAATATGATTATTTTTTGGTAAATGATGACATTGAAAAGAGTTATAAAGGCCTAAAATCAATTCTTAGAGCGATGAGGCTAAAAAGCACGAAAATAGACTTAAGACGCGTTATTGATGAGTGGATAGATTGCTAG